The nucleotide window AACTAAGATTCCACAACCCTCCCAGCAGTgggcccccaacccccacccccaaatgcaTCTGAAATCtaaatgccggagacctggggcCAGTGAGCCTGAGCCTCTGTTACATCAGTGCCTGCCACTgtgtagctgtgtgaccttgggcaagttacctcaTCTCTCTTGagctttattttcctcctttctgcAAGTTGGGAGTGCCAGTTTCTGGCTGCATAAATACTAGGTGTTAACTTCcatgaaaagaaaagttttaaaaaaaaacaaaagaagaaacattttctaCTCATAGGAGGGGAAGACTATTGGTGAATTGAGAGCCTGCCACAGTAGCTCTTGATACATGAGAACTAGAATATTACACAATAAAGAGCATGGATAAGGGCATTGGGTGCTATAGAAGCAATAGTCTGGGATTCTTTTATCCTGGTCCTTTATCATATTTGTTCAACTTTGAACTGATATTGTAAGCTgttaaagtacttttttttttttggtaaatgtgaGATTATTTTCCCCAGGGTTCTGGAGCTTGGAAATGTATCGATAGATACTCTGACTTGAAAGGCAGCATGAATGTGGATATAAACCATCCCAAATTAGAGATTTTAGCACAGATATTGGAAAAGAGAGtaaataatattctgttttttctctagttgtcatTCATACCTGCTTAGTGAATGAATCTGAACCTATGCTTAGGATAAAATGTAATTAAAGTTTAAGTGCATTATTTTTAGGCTGTGTCCTGATATATTTGCAAGAGGTAAGCAGTGATAGCAGTATGCAAATCTGGGACATCTGAGtctaaaaataatcttgaaataCTAGCTTGGAAGATGTACTCCTTTGATTTAGCTTCAAGTAACATgtacattcggagaaggcaatggcaccccactccagtactcttgcctggaaagtcccatggacggaggagcctggtaggctgcagtccatggggtcgctaagagtcggacacgactgagcgacttcactttctcttttcactttcatgcattggagaaggaaatggcaacccactccagtactcttgcctggagaatctcagggacggggagcctggtgggctgccgtctatggggtcgcacagagtcggacacgactgaagcgccttagcagcagcagcagcaacatgtacaTTTAGGAAGAACACAGCATGAGATGTGATAACTATGTTCTTCCCTTGCAGTGGGTGATTCCAGAATTGGTTGGCCATACTCTTGTCACTGTACTAATGCTCATCTCATTGCACTGGTTCATCTTCCTTCTCAACTTGCCTGTTGCTGCCTGGAATATATATCGGTGAGTACGTtctgtttattgttttgtttagagaaaaaaatttaagatttgACAGCTTTCTTTTCTCCAATAAAACATATGCTACTCATAAATGAGAGCAGAACACGTCATTAAATCAGCATACATTTTTATTCACTTTGGTATATTGGGCAAGTAGCAATTTGCATGGCTCAGTCTTGTAGTAAAAACACAAATTTACAtgtgtaagttaaaaaaatatttaatgttgcAATGTCTAAAGACTTGTGAGTTGTTTTTTCCTTATCTaccttttttctttatgaataatGAAAAACCTGAGAATATAAGGTCTTTATTATTTATATCTGCAGTTTTTAATTATAGTATACATGAAATGCTCtgaagaaaatttcattttaaatcttgCATGctaaataatgtaaaaatgttATCCAGATATTCATTTGGGCTACTAGGATTTGAGGGAGAATTTAAGATTTGTGGACCTCAGAGAGCCATTTGCATTTCTCAGAAGCCATAATTGAGAAACCTAATGGTGAGAAACCCAAGGTTGGACTAGAAAATGCTTGGACATGAGAGAAGGAAGAGGTCATGAACGGTACTAGGTTAGGACATGCATGTTGTGCAGATGGTACAGTGTGAATGCTGAAGCTCAGATGCTTAAACTCACTGATGCTCTCAAAATTACCCAGTTTTCTTACTTGTAAAAGGAATCATTGAGGAAGATTATCATTTGTAATACTGTGTACATAGCAGTATTCCATAAATATGAAGTGTTATATGTTATCAGGAGCCCCATAGACTACACAGTATGTTAAATGCAGTGTCTTCAAGATGTTTTGAGTCTGGGTCTGTGGGAACACTGAATTGAATTGGTCTGGTTTGGGGACTAGGTGTATGCTTTCCATGGCCTTTATCTTCTGTACCGACTTTGTAGCCCTATTCTCCTCCCCCCACTGTGGTCATACCTCCATCACTATAAAAAGTACAGTTCTTATTTGTCAAAACagtatttaatttaatatttagatgtaaattaaatctaaataaaatttatattttaattaaatctaATCTTTTTTTGAGTCATGTAATGTTAGGTACTGCGTTTGTGTCTGAACTATCCATTTATAGTCTTCACTGAAGAAGAGTTTTATTTTACCACAGTAGCATTTATTCTAAATAATTATGTCTTCTTGAAATTGGTCTTTTATGGTAAGTATTGTTTATTTACCTTGCAGATTGAGACACATCTATTGATCAGCAGGAGCATCAAATATGAGTGTTCtattctgggtttcccaggttgcattagtggtaaagaatctgcctgtgcaggagatgtaagagatgtgggttctatccctgggttagaaagattccctggaataggaaatggcaacccactgtagtattcttacctggagaatcccatggatagaggagcctggtgggctagtccatagggtcacaaagagttggtcatgactgaagtggcttagcatacATTCTGGATGTAGAATCTCTCTTTAgtgtcatctgtgaaatgggaataatgttTGACACTACTCTTCTTATAAACACATTGTGAAGGTGAAGGGAATTGCATTAATTAATTTAGAACTTTGTAGATGAAGAAGTTGCTAAGAACTTGATCAAGTTGGTTTGGTCTTTGCAGCTCCTTTCACTTGTCTCAAGGAAGATGGCTATAGATATTACTGATTCAGTAGTTTTCTACAAAAAGTGAGTAAAAGGGTCTTAGTACATAAAATATCCTTCTCTAGAATATTAGTGGATTTGTTTCAGAGAGCAGAAATTATACCAAAAGTTAATAGTATTGTATCTTTCAAAGGAAAACTTAAGTCATGACCTGTGATATCATTATAATACCCTGTCAGTATATGGTCTGAATATGActgattcatttttaaagtttgattaTTACTGGTTACTTATTTTTCAGTGTATATGCTGatggtttgattttctttctaaTGTATGTACGTCCTTTAATTTATCAGGTACATTATGGTGCCAAGTGGTAACATGGGAGTATTTGATCCAACAGAAATACACAACCGAGGGCAGCTGAAGTCACACATGAAAGAAGCCATGATCAAACTTGGCTTCCACCTGCTCTGTTTCTTCATGTATCTCTACAGGTGAGTTTACAGTCCTCTTGGCATTTCCCCGGATGCCATGCCTGCTTTTGATGGGTGAGATATTACTATTCTGTGAGATTTTATTTGGACATTGCAAAACTTTTGGGAGTTATGTGAGTTTCTTGTGACttaggtagattttttttatatGTCATGTCATTGAATCAGCATTCTGTCTGACCTGCAGTAGAGTTACTCCATGTTATTAGTTACTCCTTAGCTGTGGAGGCTGTCCACAGGCTTAAAACTGTCTTTGCTCTTCTTTCCCTGCCCTAGTGTCCAGTTATGAGGTCTTACTGCCTGTTTTAAGCATTTCTAAATGTACTCCCAGAGACTTTCCCACTCATGGGTCTTCTGGGAGTCAGACCACTGACAGCAGTTCTCAACAACTTTTATCCATACTGGGCTGATCTTTCTTGGTGTTCAGGAATTTAGATGTGATGGCCTTCTCTCCAAGATGCAAGTGGTCTGTTCTGGTAAGATAGCATCAGTCTTCCAGTTAGATTGGAAGTAAGAATTAATATGAAGGATTAGCTGTCAGACACTGCAAGCCTTATGCTAtcctgttttaaaattaaatttattaccTAAAGTTTTAGAGATAATATGCCACTTCTTTCCTTACCCATTATAGATCCATAGGATAGaccaaagaatagaaaaaaaaattgtcatgcgTGTGTATGATTTGGTTAAGCCTTTAAGAGGCTAGAAGTCAAGGCTTAACTTTTGTATCCAAGCATAATTATATCATATTTGTTTTCCTGaggtaaattttaattttcacatggGCATAAGACTAGTGGGAAAAAACTTGTACTGAATTAAACTCCTGTCACTCAAAAGAGTCCTAATAATTAGAAATTGTACATAGATAAGAATTTCTAAAAATTGCTATTTTCTGAAATAGCTTAGAAGTCAGAGCCATTTTAGCCTCTGCCTGAAAAAGCAGGCTTCCTAAAATTCTTTTGCTGTGCTGATTCCACCCACTAGCATAAATTAGGTTGAAATTAGAGTTCAGATGGTTtcctttttactattttatttgctttcctatattttaaaaaataggaccAAAAAAGCACAGTAGTATCAGTTTCTGGTTCTCATACCCTAACTTATTGctcatgtgtttaatttttaatcctAGCATTAAAGATGCAAAGATCCTAGCATAAAGCATAAAGAGCAAAGAAGTTTAATACTAAGAATACAATGATACAtctattctcatttttattacttttaaagtcAAACCATATGAAGGTATCATTACCATCATATATGTTCCCTTCTGTTTGTCAGAGGCAAAAAGCAAGGTGGTTATCCTTTCTtcatcctcctctcccctccaggtTTTATGTTTTTGGAGAGTAAACTAGAGTGGATGCCTCCTGAGTCTTGATAACATGAGCTTCTGGAGACATCTAGGGGCACAGCCAGTGTAGTTACACTTCCGGGTGTAAACAGGATTAGGGAACAGTATCTTGCTTAGTAGAAAAGTCTTAGGATTTTAAAATTGACAAGACTTTCTTAGTTCTTAGCTATTgaatttaaagagatgggaagatgTACTGAAGACTGGggattggaagaatcagaaaGCAGTTGAGGGCAGGTTTAAGGAAGGGTCCTttacaatgaaataaaagataGGCAACCTATAAAACTGGTTTGACTGAGGAGCTGCATTCTTCAGTGAATgcgtcctttttctttctttccccttcctttccccttcccttcttAGCTTATCATTTTTAGCCATGGTGCTATTGCCTTATTCCTTGGCATTTCCCTGTAGCCCAGGGATTCAGGATGGAAGAGTAATTTTCTCTTAGCTTTTGGTTGTTGTCTTTAAAAAGTGTGTATAATTCTGAATCACCAATTTCTAATGTAGGGATTTATGCTGCTCCTTCTGGATCACCTGCCACCACTTGCATGGTGCGTTGCACCAGGGCACCTTGTGGACACTTGGGGTTTGTTAGAtagaattaaagggaaaaaatgccCATCTTCTATAGAGATTGGCGGAATCTATGCCTTTGGAGTTTGTTGGGTACTAATCTGGTGGAAGCTACTACTTCCTCATGGTGTGACCCAGGGCAAGTTtcttaccctctctgtgcctcagtttcttcatctgaaaatgagataataatagtatctgccTCATGGGATTATGAtacagattaaatgagataatgcatataaagcacTTTGGTTTTTGCTGATCTCTAGTAAACtctaaaaaacacattaaaaaatattagttattaCCATTAATTTGTGCTATGCAGTGCTTACTCTTAGTTTTGTTAAATTTGGACAACTAATCACTTTTAGCAGTAGTAATGTAAgggtatttctgtgttttttagtCATTTGATCTCAGAGCAAGGCTGATTCCTGTTAAAAATGATAGTCTTGTTACTCTTGTTAAATGTGATGGTTTTAATGGAGTATTTATTGAGTGATCACCACATGTCAGACACTGCATTTGATACAAAGGAGCAGCACAGAATCCCTGTGTCGGAGTTGGGACCCTGCTGATGGCAGTATGTGGGTGTCACCTGGAAAATGAAAGTGGACAGGAGCTGAGGCATGCAGAGGCGATAGAGCTCTGGAAGGAGGCCTGGCCACTGCTGGGGGCTGAGAGGCcggcttctcagaggaggtgcCAAAGCTGGGGGTCATGAAGCCTGAGAGTAATGTAGGGTGTGAGAGGAGGGGTCCCAGGAGTAGGAACATGTGCAGAGACCTCCATAGAGAATTGAAGTTTGTTCCCTGGATATAGCCTGTTTTTCCTCAACTATAGTCCAACATTGGTTTTAGGTTATACTCCCCACCCTCGCCTCTACcccaggtttctttctttccttccttctttcttgaaACATAAGAGCCTCTTGGTGCCCCAAAATAGATCTTCTTCCCTTTAGGTATTGCTTTTTGCCCAAATGAGTGTCACCTGGTGAGCCTTAGGGCTGCAGGTCTGTACAGAACAGACTCTGTAGGAACATTCCTAAGGAAACGTTAGTAACATGACTTTCTTCTCTCCACAGTATGATTTTAGCTTTGATAAATGACTGAAGCTGGAGCAGCCGTGGTTGAAGTCAGCCTACACTACAGTGCACAGTTGAGGAGCCAGAGACTACTTAAATCATCCTTAGAACCGTGACCATAGCagtatattttttcctctttgaacaaaaaatatttttgctgtatttttaccatataaagtatttaaaaaacatGAATTGAGTTTTTGTAGCTTTCTGGTTCTCAACTTTAGCCTGAACCCCCAACATGTGAAGGTGTGTTTCATCATCTGTATATAGAAGACAGTTATTTGTATGCAGGAAGAGGACTCATTCCAGCCTTGCATGCCAAAGAGTAAAAGGACATGCTGTAAACGGAAAGTGTAATAGATAAGCAAGGTGGCTCTTCAGGTCAAGAGTGCAAAACCATACTGTTGTTAGTCtgggcaaaggaggaaagaaactaAACTACCCTTTTGCCTATATTGTGGCAGCTTCCTGTATTTCACATGGTTTACAGATTTATGGGACTGTAAGCCAAATATCTTTTCATAAGAATgttaaaaatgacatttcaaaaaaatatatatttctttgctgAATTTGTGAAGCCTTATAAGCCATTACAGGTACAATGTAATTCCTGCCTATAGAAAGGAAAATAAGCCAAAACAAATTTTATCAAGAGCTTTCATTTAAAAGCCACTGCCTCCACAATCACCCTCGAACACATACACTCTCACTGGCTCTTGCTGGATCTTGGTTTTGTATTCTAATTGATCTAATTATATTTGATCTCTCTGATATGTCTTTTAATGGGTTTGGAGAGGTGATTTGGTAGAAGATGCTCATCAGGTTAGATGCAGGAGTAGCTGGTCATTCAATGTCAGTGAAATTAATCCTGTCGCCAGTCTGCTTGGTGCCTGACTGATACTTCTGTCCTGCTGCACTGACCACTTTGTCCACGTCATGACATAGCAATATCTAACCAAACTCGGTTCCTTGGAGTATTTGTCAATTCTTGCAGTTGTTGAGAGAAGTTAACCTCTTAGGTTCTGTTTGCCAGGTGAAGTGAACCTCGCATTTTATTCTCAGTTCTCCTTTGTGTTTTAATGTCTCTTAGGCGCTGGTATTTAGGCGAAACATAGCTGTGTTTTACGACAGAGTCCAAAGAGATTCTTCAGTCTGTGGAGGCAGAATTGGTTAGCCAGATAAGTTGTATGGTCACCAAATATCAAATGTTGCATGTTTTTCCAGCCTTGGACTAGGCTTGGCAGAAGCCAGAGAGCCACTAAGCAAAACTCTCTTTATGGACAGACCCACATTTTGAGGATGGTGGTATGCCCTGTCCACACGTGAAAGGAAGGGTGAATGGTAGCAAAGTAAACTTGGTTCTTTTGGTCTGCAAGTCTCAGAATTTGCTCCTTGGGGTtatcttgtatttcttccagGCAAAGAGCCAAGGAGCTATAACACAGAAGTTAGTTTGTTTGCATCCCTCTTACCTTTTCTTTCTTAGGCaccttcctgtttaaaaaaaactgtcACTTAACTGGCTGTATCCCTAACTTCCAGTGCCTCTAAATGTTCTGAGCAGCAAGCTTTTAAAGCAGTGAAGGTGTTGGAAAATTTTAGAACTGAGAGATAAATAAGCTACTTCAGGAAGCTCAAAGGTAGTGGAGGACTGTTGAACAAAATGTTTTACTTTCtcattcaaatattcttttttaaaaaatgccaatattcacaatgttgttagtttcataTCTATAgcagtgattccatttttattttattccattatagtttattacaaggtattgaatatatcAAGTATTCCCAGTAACCAAAATAGAAACTCCATGTAGTTGAGAGCATCTGGCTGTCAGTTTGCATGTCGTCGGGCACAGAGCAGAGGCTGAGCAGATCAGAAAGTTGCCTTGTTTACAGCAAGACAGGAGCTCTTTACTTCTGAAACATTAACTGTGGTTAAAAGCAAAACCACCTTTCTTCTATTGCTTGTCTGTATCAAAGCCAGGAAAGGGGGTGACTCTAGTTCTTTGTTTTAGGGGCTCTTCTACAAAtgatgaaaagaggaaaagagcagTGACTTTAAAGAGCTGTGGTTAAGATGCTAAAGATTACTTTTCTATGCTTTTATGTGACTGGAGAGTTGCAGAGGCCTTTAGAAATCCTTTGGTCTAAGTTCATCTTAGCGGTAGAGAGCAGAGCCCCGGGGACTGCATCTGGAATCCTGATGGTTAGGTTAGTGTTCTCTCTCTCCTGTCATTCCTCTTCCCTGTCTGTGAAGACAGTACCCAGCGCCCAGCCAGTGAAGGCTGCAATGGCGTGCTCCTGGGTGCAAAATACTTTTATCTGTGTGTTCtatccttttccttccctccctccagtgGTAGCAGGTGCCCTTACTGATCATGGGACTCTAAGAGAGCTGAAGAAGAAAGATCTAAGGTACAGCTTGGTTTTTCAAAGCCTGACAGCCACCTTTTCATGCCACACAGATGACAAAGGAGTAATACTGTCCAAATCTGCTTCCCCACACCTGAACtttgagagataagaaagctccCCAATG belongs to Bos javanicus breed banteng chromosome 16, ARS-OSU_banteng_1.0, whole genome shotgun sequence and includes:
- the CNIH4 gene encoding protein cornichon homolog 4 isoform X1, with the protein product MEAVVFVFSLLDCCALIFLSVYFIITLSDLECDYINARSCCSKLNKWVIPELVGHTLVTVLMLISLHWFIFLLNLPVAAWNIYRYIMVPSGNMGVFDPTEIHNRGQLKSHMKEAMIKLGFHLLCFFMYLYSMILALIND
- the CNIH4 gene encoding protein cornichon homolog 4 isoform X2, encoding MLISLHWFIFLLNLPVAAWNIYRYIMVPSGNMGVFDPTEIHNRGQLKSHMKEAMIKLGFHLLCFFMYLYSMILALIND